The Bacteroidales bacterium sequence ACTTTTTGACCAACTCAACAGCAGCGTTATTGATCATTGGGATATCAAGATATACTGGTTCATCAATTGCACTCCTTAAACAAGCCTTGTAAAGTTCTTCTGCGATGATTTCATTATCAGCGAAGAGCGGACAGATTTTAAATCCTTTAGTTGCTTTTCTCATCATCGCAAAACCCTGTAGTTGCTGATTGGTTGTGAATTTAAAAGTTTGAACGTTAGGCTGATTGAGCCAGGGAATCAGAAACTGTGGTCGTTGAAAACCGAAGCATTGTTCATCGTAGGCAAGAACTGCGTCGAAGTCGTCTGCAGCAATTTTTGAAATATTGGGATGGGTGGGAAAGTTAGAACCAAGCCTTTCGTATCTTTCATCTCTGAAAGCAGTTTCAAATCCCCCTTTTTTGTAAAACGGCTGCATCGCCACCACGCCATCCATCCCAATTGAAGCCCCCTGTTTTAATCGTGTCAGCAGCTTATT is a genomic window containing:
- a CDS encoding GNAT family N-acetyltransferase; this encodes KLDFDGLKTLVKWAEAEGWNPGEYDADVFWATDPDGYWGYYYRGELIAGGSIVSYNNEFGFMGFFIVKPEYRTKGIGRQLWHQRRNKLLTRLKQGASIGMDGVVAMQPFYKKGGFETAFRDERYERLGSNFPTHPNISKIAADDFDAVLAYDEQCFGFQRPQFLIPWLNQPNVQTFKFTTNQQLQGFAMMRKATKGFKICPLFADNEIIAEELYKACLRSAIDEPVYLDIPMINNAAVELVKKYNATYVFECARMYYGKAPEMDIQKVFGITTFELG